Genomic segment of Microbacterium sp. M28:
CTTCACGAGCACGCGGTCCCCCGCGCGCAGCTCGTTCTTCAGGTACTCGAAAGCGGAGTCCTGGTCGGGCAGATGAACCGCCTCGCTGTCCCAGGACCCCTCCCCGATGGCGGAGATGTACAGACGCCTCGCCTCCGGGCCGACGACGACGATGCGCTGGATGTTGAGCCGCACGGCGAGCAGCCCGATCCGGTCGTGCTCCTCCCCCGCATCCTCGCCCAGCTCGCTCATCGCGCCGAGGACCGCGACGGTGCGCTCGTCCGGTCCGGTGATCTGCGCGAGGGTGCGCAGCGCGGCCGCCATCGAGTCGGGGCTGGCGTTGTACGCGTCGTTGATGATGCGCACCTCGTCGTTGCCCATCGGCTGCATGCGCCAGCGCTCCGCGATCTTCAGCGTCTGCACGCGCTCGATGGCGGTCGCCGTCGGCACGCCCAGCGCCCGTGCTGCCGCGATCGCGGCCAGGGCGTTCGAGATGTGATGTGCTCCGAGGACCTGGAGCGACAGGGGGAACGACGCGTCGTCGGCCTCGATCACGCAACGGGTTCCGGATGCCGAGACCTCGACGTCGCGGGCGCGGACGTCGGCGCTCGCGCCTTGGCCGAAGCCGATCACGGTGATGCCGCGTTGCTCTGCCGCCGGACGCATGGCCGCGACGCGGGGGTCGTCCACGTTCAGGACGCTGGTTCCGCCGTTCCTCGTCGCGGTGATCAGCTCGGCCTTGGCCTTAGCCGTGGCCTCGATGCCGCCGAAGCCGCCGGCGTGAGCCATGCCGACCATCAGCACGATCGACAGATCGGGTTCGACGAGTCCTGCCAGGTGCGCGATCCGGCCCGGTGCGCTCGCACCGAACTCGCTGACCAGGAACGCGGTGTCCTCGGTGACCCGCAGCATGGTCACGGGCGCGCCGACCTCGTTGTTGTACGAGTTGATGGGTGCGACGGTCGCCCCTTCGCCCTCGAGGATGCGGGCGAGCATGTTCTTCGTCGTGGTCTTGCCGTTCGAGCCGGTGATTCCCACGATGCGGAGCCGGCCGAGCGCCCTGACGCGCGCCACGACCTCGCGGGCGAGGTCGGCAAGCGCTCCGACGGCATCCGCCACGACGATCTGCGTGATCGGGGCGTCGACGACGCGTTCCACGATCGCGAGCGATGCCCCCTGCTCGGCGGCCTGGCCGACGAAGGCGTGCCCGTCGGTCGTCGCACCGGGCTTGGCCACGAAGATCGCCCCTCGACCCATCTGCCGCGAGTCGGTGTCGACGACTCCGTCCACGACGCTCTCGGGGGTGTGGTCGCCGAAGGGATGCAGCTCGCCCTTCAGGACAGCGGCGATCTCGGCGAGGGACAGGGCGATCATCACATCTCCATGCGCGGCGCAGGCGCCGGCTCAATCGAACTTGGACAGGAGTTCGTCCATGGGCTCTGTGGACGGCTGCACGCGGTAGGTCTTGAGCACCTGCGTCATCGCCTTCTGGAAGGCGACGGCGGTGGCAGCGGAATTCCTAATCTTAGTCGGCTCGTCCATCGTGACCACGACGACGTACTCGGGGTCCTCGGCCGGCGCGTATCCGACGATGCTCACGTCGAACACGCCCGACTTGTACCCGCCGTGTCCGTCCGGTGTCTGCGCGGTACCCGTCTTGGTCGCGATCCGGTAGCCGGGGACCTCGATCCGCTCGGACAGTCCGCCCTGGACGGCGACGTTCTCGAGCATCCGCTGGACCTGCGCCGCCGTGCTCTCGCTGATGACCTGCTCGCGGGCCGGCTCGTCGGCCGCCACGACGGTGCCATCGGCCCCGGTGCACGATTCGATGAGCGACAGATCGATGCGCTGTCCGTCGTTCGCAAGCGTCTGATAGGTGCTCGCGAGCTGCGCCGCGGTGATCGTGAAGTGCTGACCGAACGTCGTGGTGTACAGCGACTGGTTGTCCCACTCGCTGGCCGGATGGAGCTGGCCGGCCAGCTCTCCGTAGAAATCGATGGCCGTCTTCTGCCCGACGCCGAACTTGGCGAGGTAGTCGTGGCGGACCTCGGGAGAGACCATCGTGCCGTACTTCGACAGGGCCACGTTGGACGAATCGATCAACGCACCGGCGAGCGTGTACGTGTACTGAGGGTGCGAGAACGGGTCGTTGATCTCGGCCCCGTTCGGGAAGTGCTCACGGCTCTTCGCCGTCACGGTCGTCGACCAGTCCGCGGCGCCCTGGTCGATGATCGTGGCTGCGGTCACGGCCTTGAACGTGGAGCCAGGCTCGAACCACTTCGAGAAGATCTGCGACTTCCAATAGTCCTGCGGAGTGCCATCGACGTTGTTGGGGTCGACCGACGGCCATTCCGCCGCGGCGCGGATCTTGCCGCTCTTGACCTCCACGACCGTCACTGTGGCGCTCTCGGCCCCCTGACGCTGCGCCTCCTCGGCGATCATCTGCTGCAGGTACCAGTTCAGGTCGCTGTTGAGCGTGAGCTGCACGGTGCCGCCGTCGACGGCATCCGTGGTGGTCTGACTGCCGGGGATGATCACACCGTCCTTGCCGGTGCGGTAGGTCTGCGAGCCGTCGGTCGGCGCGAGGCACTCACCAGCCATGCGCTCGACACCGTACTGGCCTTCACCGTCGCCGTTGAGGAAGCCGACCATGGTGCCCGCGACGGCGCCGTTGGGGTACACCCGCACACTGCGGGACTTCATCGCGAGATAGGCGAGCCCCTCCTCCTTCAGCTCTTTCAGCTTCAGGTACTGCTCGGTGTTCACCCCGCTCTCGAGGAAGAGGTACTGCGACGCCGGGTCCTCTTCGAGGCGCGCCGCGACGTCGGCTCGGAG
This window contains:
- a CDS encoding UDP-N-acetylmuramoyl-tripeptide--D-alanyl-D-alanine ligase, with translation MIALSLAEIAAVLKGELHPFGDHTPESVVDGVVDTDSRQMGRGAIFVAKPGATTDGHAFVGQAAEQGASLAIVERVVDAPITQIVVADAVGALADLAREVVARVRALGRLRIVGITGSNGKTTTKNMLARILEGEGATVAPINSYNNEVGAPVTMLRVTEDTAFLVSEFGASAPGRIAHLAGLVEPDLSIVLMVGMAHAGGFGGIEATAKAKAELITATRNGGTSVLNVDDPRVAAMRPAAEQRGITVIGFGQGASADVRARDVEVSASGTRCVIEADDASFPLSLQVLGAHHISNALAAIAAARALGVPTATAIERVQTLKIAERWRMQPMGNDEVRIINDAYNASPDSMAAALRTLAQITGPDERTVAVLGAMSELGEDAGEEHDRIGLLAVRLNIQRIVVVGPEARRLYISAIGEGSWDSEAVHLPDQDSAFEYLKNELRAGDRVLVKSSNSVGLRHLGDRLGELFS
- a CDS encoding penicillin-binding protein 2 yields the protein MMTTRATRGPRRRTVVALAVVFAVLAAFVVRLVDIQVVSADDHVTDSLQVGNLGTTTTVAGNRGSIVDSNGTVLAASTLVYDVQLSPSLIAVVDANTKNPPAYLWAEASDKIAAIIGTTGEQLRADVAARLEEDPASQYLFLESGVNTEQYLKLKELKEEGLAYLAMKSRSVRVYPNGAVAGTMVGFLNGDGEGQYGVERMAGECLAPTDGSQTYRTGKDGVIIPGSQTTTDAVDGGTVQLTLNSDLNWYLQQMIAEEAQRQGAESATVTVVEVKSGKIRAAAEWPSVDPNNVDGTPQDYWKSQIFSKWFEPGSTFKAVTAATIIDQGAADWSTTVTAKSREHFPNGAEINDPFSHPQYTYTLAGALIDSSNVALSKYGTMVSPEVRHDYLAKFGVGQKTAIDFYGELAGQLHPASEWDNQSLYTTTFGQHFTITAAQLASTYQTLANDGQRIDLSLIESCTGADGTVVAADEPAREQVISESTAAQVQRMLENVAVQGGLSERIEVPGYRIATKTGTAQTPDGHGGYKSGVFDVSIVGYAPAEDPEYVVVVTMDEPTKIRNSAATAVAFQKAMTQVLKTYRVQPSTEPMDELLSKFD